DNA sequence from the Geobacter sp. AOG2 genome:
GACAAAATGGAGGCTCTGGATGCGGGTGCAGACGATTACCTGACCAAGCCATTCGGCGTCGGTGAGCTCATGTCACGAATAAAAGCGGCGCTCCGCCGCTCCCTTCGGGAGGCACCTGAGCCCATCTGCCGGATTGACGAATTGGAGGTCGACCTGCCGCGTCGGATTGTTTCTGTGGCAGGGAGGGAGGTCCAGCTGACTCCTACTGAGTACGACCTGCTTCGCCTTCTGGTGATCAATGCAGGCAAAGTGCTGACTCATGGCCAGATCCTCAAGCAGATCTGGGGAGGTGCCTATACGGATCAACAAAATATTCTCAGGGTCAACATCAGCCACCTCCGCCAGAAAATAGAGGTTGATGCATCCCGCCCGCATTACATTGTTACGGAACCCGGGATTGGGTATCGCTTAAAAACCACGTTCATGTGAAAATTGATGACGTCTCAGCCGAACAGCCGGCTGGCCAGGTAGCACTCCTGCCGTTGCTTAACATGTTAGCACGCGCCATCGTCGTATTTCGATCAGGTTTGCCCGATCAGAAGCCTTCAAAAAAGTTGATGTTTTTTCACCTGTTATCGTCGGGGCAGCCTCCTATCCAACTTGGTACGATCAGTGCAATGCAATCGGCAACGTAACATTTTACACTTCTCCATCTTATAGCTTCTTTTCAATATAATTAGAAATTACCTATCGGCCTAGCGACAACATTTTTTGCCATGTGGCACTTATGTGGAAATGACGAAACAAGGTATCCGCTGAACATGGCCATACCGGCATATTTCCGTAACGGGCCAAAATATTTTTTGTCAAATACCCTGTATTACCGTTTTAAGCACGGACAATTTATACGGTTTCTGGATAAAGCCGGCGAGCCCTTTCCCGACAAACTTTTGAGTGACCTCGTGTTCATTGAAGCCGCTGGACATGATCACTTTGACGTCCGGATTTATTCGCCGCAATTCACGGAAGCACTCCTCGCCGTCTACGTGCGGCATCGTCAGGTCAAGTATTACAAAGGCAATGCCGGGGTTGTTTCTGAAGATCTCAAGCGCTTCCCGGCCATCATTGGCCGTGATGGTTGCGAACCCCAGCTCATGGAGCATTTCCTTCCCCACACCCCGTACGGTTTCTTCATCGT
Encoded proteins:
- a CDS encoding response regulator; protein product: MTAKHDTKKKINLPRILIVDDEVAILRLLHTSLETGEYSVHEAENGHAALAATVAIKPDIILLDLGLPDIDGVEVIRRIREWSQIPIIVLSVREREGDKMEALDAGADDYLTKPFGVGELMSRIKAALRRSLREAPEPICRIDELEVDLPRRIVSVAGREVQLTPTEYDLLRLLVINAGKVLTHGQILKQIWGGAYTDQQNILRVNISHLRQKIEVDASRPHYIVTEPGIGYRLKTTFM